From one Dermacentor andersoni chromosome 1, qqDerAnde1_hic_scaffold, whole genome shotgun sequence genomic stretch:
- the LOC129381214 gene encoding uncharacterized protein — MAQPSPSSELIGGLPLEAWESIFELLDGASRLALTKAATELKGVADCERVVERVAFTSDTDEWTLNAYREKVKMKNVRQLRFTNCLTLASEVLLAFVARCENVEELCVLNCVVEPPALFRMLSQRLRKVKKLEWSLYEDCHYESWLEKDAVAGTSTQCQSQTLTLQSMYVEVVATPLTADFLQRTLNDCQDLQSLHIHAIRKDAVGMPMGDADIRLKTPRPGLRTFQYTYERVPPPAGRLSPEASYSFVRFDDVREQRALLQGVRRAVVAVEADSEASSRFLRAAKHPEHWSDVRSLSLVLLPPPRQVRLERLLRAPDFLKPMQEFLQMCLTNISELSLTKSHFWLGCNFCSVVSPALSQLRSLALPPCAVNCEDSLQCLAQSCRFLEELDVSNNETLPCPACKVALMLTERDFECLHAQTRLWRLSIGETAKILSLKFLPRCRVTDIRFSLDSLVSDGGSVFGSSDLFSGNERLSTLTIQARDLKLGQNPFFTARLTAAKSLRRLCLLTGAQVADSAVSNFITRMVEELPLLQLVHVHYLAASSSLKTMSWINQRHAVVNTLPNGKRLRWQGQLLTDRPCLGRYCCATSYIGVARPRNRN; from the coding sequence ATGGCGCAACCGTCCCCCAGTTCTGAGCTAATCGGCGGACTGCCGCTTGAAGCGTGGGAATCAATATTCGAACTCTTGGACGGCGCCTCACGTCTCGCTCTCACCAAGGCAGCAACTGAGCTGAAAGGAGTCGCCGACTGCGAGCGGGTCGTCGAGAGGGTAGCGTTCACTTCAGACACGGATGAGTGGACGCTGAATGCATACCGCGAAAAGGTAAAGATGAAGAACGTGCGCCAACTGAGATTCACCAACTGCCTGACGCTGGCCTCCGAGGTTCTTCTAGCGTTTGTCGCCAGGTGTGAGAACGTCGAGGAGCTGTGCGTTCTGAACTGCGTCGTCGAGCCTCCGGCGCTTTTTCGAATGTTGTCACAGAGGCTCAGGAAGGTGAAGAAACTAGAATGGTCTCTCTACGAGGACTGCCACTACGAGTCGTGGCTGGAGAAAGACGCTGTGGCGGGAACAAGCACGCAATGCCAGTCACAAACCCTAACCCTACAGTCCATGTACGTGGAAGTTGTAGCGACGCCGCTTACGGCCGACTTCTTGCAGCGCACCTTGAATGATTGCCAGGATCTTCAGAGTCTTCATATTCACGCCATACGTAAGGACGCTGTAGGAATGCCGATGGGTGACGCCGATATCAGGCTCAAGACACCCAGGCCTGGTCTGCGCACCTTTCAGTACACTTACGAGCGGGTACCTCCGCCCGCAGGTCGGCTCTCGCCCGAAGCCTCGTACAGCTTCGTCCGATTTGACGACGTCCGCGAGCAGAGAGCGTTGCTTCAGGGAGTGCGCCGCGCTGTCGTGGCCGTGGAAGCCGACTCTGAAGCCTCTAGCCGCTTCCTCAGAGCCGCTAAGCACCCAGAGCACTGGAGCGACGTCAGATCCCTCTCACTAGTCCTGCTACCGCCACCGCGACAGGTCCGGCTCGAGCGACTCCTGAGAGCTCCGGACTTCCTGAAACCAATGCAGGAGTTCCTCCAAATGTGCCTCACTAACATCTCCGAGCTCAGCCTGACAAAGAGCCACTTCTGGCTCGGCTGCAACTTCTGCTCAGTCGTGAGCCCTGCCCTGTCTCAACTGCGCTCGCTGGCCCTTCCACCGTGCGCTGTGAATTGTGAAGACTCGCTTCAGTGCCTGGCGCAAAGCTGCCGGTTCCTCGAGGAGCTGGACGTCAGCAACAACGAGACTCTTCCGTGCCCAGCCTGCAAAGTGGCTTTGATGCTCACAGAGCGTGACTTCGAGTGCCTGCATGCGCAGACCAGGCTTTGGCGGCTGAGCATCGGCGAAACGGCGAAAATCCTGTCCTTGAAGTTCCTCCCTAGATGCCGTGTCACCGACATTCGCTTCAGCCTCGATAGCCTGGTGAGCGACGGTGGCTCTGTCTTCGGGTCTAGCGATCTCTTCTCCGGCAATGAACGACTCTCTACGCTGACCATACAAGCACGCGACCTGAAGCTTGGGCAAAACCCTTTCTTCACAGCTAGACTCACTGCGGCTAAGAGTCTGCGCAGATTGTGCCTGCTGACCGGAGCTCAGGTAGCTGATTCCGCAGTGTCGAATTTCATCACACGTATGGTGGAAGAGTTGCCGCTCCTGCAATTGGTTCACGTGCACTACCTGGCTGCCAGCTCCTCTCTGAAGACAATGTCGTGGATCAACCAGCGTCACGCAGTTGTGAACACCCTGCCAAATGGCAAGAGGCTTCGTTGGCAAGGCCAGCTTCTGACCGACCGCCCCTGCCTGGGCCGCTACTGTTGCGCCACGTCATACATTGGTGTGGCAAGGCCGAGGAATCGCAACTGA